The following coding sequences lie in one Pseudomonas syringae CC1557 genomic window:
- a CDS encoding PAAR domain-containing protein translates to MPLIVREGDPTTTGGFVLSASASEVIDMRRVARMGDLVWCPACTSIGFIAQGNPTYVDDLVAVATQGHEVECGCKPGSNRLTASQEHVQADMDAAVRIPEELASTARLHAEHLARSLRDGSYTPEVLRLLSQPC, encoded by the coding sequence ATGCCGTTAATTGTCAGGGAAGGCGATCCAACCACCACAGGCGGGTTTGTGCTGAGCGCATCAGCCAGCGAGGTCATCGACATGCGCCGCGTGGCGCGCATGGGCGATCTGGTGTGGTGTCCGGCGTGCACAAGCATCGGCTTCATCGCCCAGGGCAACCCGACGTATGTCGATGACCTCGTGGCGGTCGCCACGCAGGGTCATGAAGTAGAGTGCGGCTGCAAACCCGGCAGCAACCGCCTGACCGCGTCCCAGGAACATGTCCAGGCGGATATGGACGCCGCTGTTAGAATCCCTGAAGAACTGGCATCCACAGCGCGGCTTCATGCCGAACATCTGGCCCGCTCACTGAGAGACGGCAGCTATACGCCCGAGGTGCTCAGACTTCTTTCGCAGCCGTGTTGA
- the mdcA gene encoding malonate decarboxylase subunit alpha, with the protein MTTTTSPDARWTRRRTEKQRRLEQVRALADGVVLPTDKIVAALEALLVSGDRVVLEGNNQKQADFLSRALAKVDPGKVHDLHMIMPSVGRAEHLDLFEQGIARKLDFSFAGTQSLRISQLLEDGLLEIGAIHTYIELYSRLVVDLIPNVVLAAGFMADRAGNIYTGPSTEDTPALIEPAAFSDGIVIVQVNQLVDDVSELPRVDIPASWVDFVVVADKPFYIEPLFTRDPRHIKPVHVLMAMMAIRGIYEKHNVQSLNHGIGFNTAAIELILPTYGESLGLKGKICRNWTLNPHPTLIPAIESGWVESVHCFGTELGMENYIAARPDVFFTGRDGSLRSNRQLCQLAGQYAVDLFIGATLQVDGDGHSSTVTRGRLAGFGGAPNMGHDPRGRRHATPAWLDMRQQQDDGPAAYLERGKKLVVQMVETFQEGGKPTFVETLDAVEVAKKSGMPLAPIMIYGDDVTHLLTEEGIAYLYKARSLEERQAMIAAVAGVTVIGLRHNPKDTARMRREGLIALPEDLGIRRTDASRELLAAKSIAELVEWSGGLYNPPAKFRSW; encoded by the coding sequence ATGACAACAACAACTTCCCCCGACGCGCGCTGGACACGTCGTCGTACCGAGAAGCAACGGCGTCTGGAGCAGGTGCGGGCGTTGGCCGACGGCGTCGTGTTGCCGACCGATAAAATCGTCGCCGCACTGGAGGCTTTGTTGGTTTCCGGGGATCGGGTGGTGCTTGAGGGCAATAACCAGAAGCAGGCGGACTTCCTCTCCCGCGCGCTGGCCAAGGTCGATCCGGGCAAGGTGCATGACTTGCACATGATTATGCCCAGCGTCGGCCGCGCCGAGCATCTGGACCTCTTCGAGCAGGGCATCGCGCGCAAGCTGGATTTCTCCTTTGCCGGCACGCAAAGCCTGCGCATCAGCCAGTTGCTGGAAGATGGCCTGCTGGAAATCGGTGCGATTCACACCTACATCGAACTGTATTCGCGCCTGGTGGTGGACCTGATCCCCAACGTGGTGCTGGCGGCAGGCTTCATGGCCGACCGGGCCGGGAACATCTACACCGGGCCCAGCACCGAAGACACCCCGGCACTGATCGAACCTGCTGCCTTCAGCGATGGCATCGTCATTGTTCAGGTCAATCAACTGGTGGATGACGTTAGTGAGCTGCCTCGGGTCGATATTCCCGCTTCGTGGGTGGACTTCGTGGTGGTCGCCGACAAGCCGTTCTACATAGAACCCCTGTTCACCCGCGACCCGCGTCACATCAAGCCGGTGCATGTGCTGATGGCGATGATGGCGATTCGCGGAATCTATGAAAAACACAACGTGCAGTCGTTGAACCATGGCATCGGTTTCAACACCGCCGCCATCGAGCTGATCCTGCCGACCTACGGCGAGTCGCTGGGGCTGAAAGGCAAGATCTGCCGCAACTGGACGCTTAACCCGCACCCGACCCTGATCCCGGCCATCGAAAGTGGCTGGGTCGAGAGCGTGCATTGTTTCGGCACCGAACTGGGTATGGAAAATTACATTGCTGCCCGCCCGGACGTGTTCTTCACCGGGCGCGACGGCTCGCTGCGTTCCAACCGGCAACTGTGCCAGCTGGCCGGCCAGTACGCGGTGGACCTGTTCATCGGCGCGACGCTTCAGGTCGATGGCGACGGGCATTCCTCCACCGTCACCCGGGGGCGTCTGGCAGGCTTCGGCGGCGCGCCGAACATGGGCCATGACCCGCGTGGTCGGCGTCACGCAACCCCGGCCTGGCTGGACATGCGTCAGCAGCAGGATGACGGCCCGGCTGCCTATCTTGAGCGCGGCAAGAAACTGGTGGTGCAGATGGTCGAGACCTTTCAGGAAGGTGGCAAACCCACCTTCGTCGAAACGCTGGACGCGGTCGAGGTGGCGAAGAAAAGCGGTATGCCGCTGGCGCCGATCATGATCTACGGCGACGACGTCACTCATTTGTTGACCGAAGAAGGCATCGCCTACCTCTACAAGGCGCGCAGTCTGGAAGAGCGTCAGGCAATGATTGCCGCCGTGGCGGGTGTGACCGTCATCGGCTTGCGCCACAACCCGAAAGACACGGCGCGCATGCGTCGTGAAGGCTTGATCGCGCTGCCGGAAGACCTCGGCATCCGCCGCACCGACGCCAGCCGCGAGCTGCTGGCCGCCAAGAGTATCGCCGAGCTGGTCGAATGGTCCGGTGGTCTCTATAACCCACCTGCCAAATTCAGGAGCTGGTGA
- a CDS encoding triphosphoribosyl-dephospho-CoA synthase, with the protein MSALQRTPQSASLAEQLADLAIDALIDEADLSPKPALVDRRGNGAHTDLHLGLMHASALSLWPTFKLMADAAVEFKAVGQPLRETLGRLGREGEVAMLRTTDGVNTHRGAIWALGLLVTSAALDPQDCTAQTICQRAASLAQIQDRQVITQHSHGNEVVRRYGVMGAREQAQQGFPAVTQFALPQLQRSRAAGCGEQNARLDALLAIMTCLTDTCVLHRSGLEGLNAMQQGAQRVLDAGGSASLAGRRALNELDQQLLALNASPGGAADLLAACLFIDGLEPALGLVSRSA; encoded by the coding sequence ATGAGCGCACTGCAACGGACACCGCAATCTGCCTCGCTGGCCGAACAACTGGCAGATCTGGCCATCGACGCATTGATCGACGAAGCCGACCTGTCACCCAAACCTGCGCTGGTGGATCGGCGTGGCAACGGCGCGCATACCGACCTGCACCTGGGGTTGATGCACGCTTCAGCGCTGTCGCTCTGGCCGACGTTCAAACTGATGGCCGATGCCGCTGTGGAGTTCAAGGCGGTGGGCCAGCCGTTGCGTGAGACGCTGGGGCGTCTGGGCCGCGAAGGCGAAGTTGCCATGCTGCGCACCACAGATGGGGTAAATACGCATCGTGGTGCGATCTGGGCATTGGGCCTGTTGGTGACGTCGGCGGCGCTGGACCCGCAAGACTGCACAGCGCAAACGATCTGCCAGCGAGCGGCCAGTCTGGCGCAGATCCAGGATCGGCAGGTCATCACGCAACACAGTCACGGCAATGAAGTGGTTCGCCGCTATGGTGTCATGGGTGCCAGAGAGCAGGCGCAGCAGGGTTTTCCTGCTGTCACTCAGTTTGCGCTGCCGCAATTGCAGCGCAGTCGTGCGGCGGGCTGTGGCGAACAGAACGCCCGGCTTGATGCACTGCTGGCAATCATGACCTGCCTGACCGACACCTGTGTGTTGCATCGTTCTGGCCTCGAAGGGCTGAACGCCATGCAGCAGGGCGCGCAACGCGTGCTGGACGCGGGAGGCAGTGCCAGCCTGGCCGGTCGTCGTGCGCTGAATGAATTGGATCAGCAACTGCTGGCCCTCAATGCCTCGCCCGGCGGCGCGGCTGACTTGCTCGCCGCCTGCCTGTTTATCGATGGCCTGGAGCCTGCGCTCGGCCTTGTTTCAAGGAGTGCCTGA
- a CDS encoding malonate decarboxylase subunit delta has translation METLSFEFPAGQPPKGRALVGVVGSGDLEVLLEPGQPGTLSIQVVTSVNGAALRWKHLFERMFDGQTPPALSIDIHDFGATPGVVRLRLEQGFEEIGHD, from the coding sequence ATGGAAACCCTGTCTTTTGAGTTCCCCGCCGGACAGCCGCCGAAAGGCCGGGCGTTGGTGGGTGTGGTCGGCTCCGGTGATCTGGAAGTGCTGCTGGAGCCGGGTCAGCCGGGCACTCTGTCGATTCAGGTGGTGACCTCGGTCAACGGCGCTGCGCTGCGCTGGAAGCACCTGTTCGAGCGCATGTTCGACGGTCAGACGCCGCCCGCGCTGAGCATCGACATTCATGACTTCGGCGCAACCCCCGGCGTGGTGCGGTTGCGTCTGGAGCAGGGCTTCGAGGAGATCGGCCATGACTGA
- a CDS encoding biotin-independent malonate decarboxylase subunit beta, whose translation MTDNARLLSQHSFIELGARQRARALLDAGSFRELLGPFDRVMSPWLAMQGVVPQADDGVVVAKGTVDGRPVVIAAIEGSFQGGSMGEVGGAKMAGALELAAEDNRNGIPTAAIVLLETGGVRLQEANLGLAAIAEIHAAMVDLRQYQPVIGVVAGSVGCFGGMSIAAGLCSYLLVTQEARLGLNGPQVIEQEAGIEEYDSRDRPFIWSLTGGEQRFASALVDGFAADDVADIRQQVSDWLKQGVPETHRSSQYELFLQRLTRLDTELQIDPQGVRTLYQGARS comes from the coding sequence ATGACTGATAACGCACGCTTGCTGAGTCAGCACAGCTTCATCGAACTCGGTGCCCGCCAGCGTGCCCGCGCCTTGCTGGATGCGGGTAGTTTCAGGGAATTGCTCGGCCCGTTTGATCGTGTCATGTCGCCTTGGCTGGCCATGCAAGGCGTAGTGCCGCAGGCCGATGATGGCGTGGTGGTCGCCAAAGGTACGGTCGATGGCCGGCCGGTGGTGATCGCCGCCATTGAAGGCTCATTTCAGGGTGGCAGCATGGGCGAAGTCGGCGGTGCGAAAATGGCAGGAGCGCTGGAGCTTGCGGCCGAGGACAACCGCAACGGCATTCCTACTGCCGCCATCGTGTTGCTGGAAACCGGTGGCGTGCGTTTGCAGGAGGCCAATCTCGGGCTGGCGGCGATTGCCGAGATACATGCCGCGATGGTCGATCTGCGCCAGTACCAGCCAGTGATTGGCGTGGTGGCAGGCAGCGTCGGCTGTTTTGGCGGAATGTCGATTGCCGCAGGCTTGTGCAGTTATCTGCTGGTTACCCAGGAAGCCCGTCTCGGTCTGAACGGTCCGCAGGTGATCGAGCAGGAAGCCGGCATTGAAGAGTACGACTCCCGCGACCGACCTTTTATCTGGAGCCTGACCGGCGGTGAGCAGCGTTTCGCCAGCGCCCTGGTGGACGGCTTTGCCGCAGACGATGTGGCCGATATCCGTCAGCAGGTCAGTGACTGGCTCAAGCAGGGCGTGCCTGAAACGCATCGCAGCAGTCAGTACGAACTGTTCCTGCAACGCCTGACCCGCTTGGACACTGAGCTGCAAATCGATCCGCAAGGTGTGCGCACCCTTTATCAAGGAGCCCGGTCATGA
- the mdcE gene encoding biotin-independent malonate decarboxylase subunit gamma gives MSHSLRGLNWFNALSAGAREVTDQPASIKVADGLLGDQPVRFLAVIADTDNRFPRARQGEVGLLEGWGLAKAVDEAVEQDRDRAEKRALIAIVDVPSQAYGRREEALGIHQALAGAVDSYARARLAGHPVIGLLVGKAMSGAFLAHGYQANRLIALRDPGVMVHAMGKASAARVTLRSVEELEKLAASIPPMAYDIDSYASLGLLWETLSVSQIEQPAADDLDQVRSVLSRAIKDVQASGVDLSSRLGASNRAASAKVRQLMRAQW, from the coding sequence ATGAGTCATTCACTGCGGGGTTTGAACTGGTTCAACGCCTTGAGCGCAGGTGCCAGAGAAGTCACGGACCAGCCTGCCTCGATCAAGGTGGCCGACGGTCTGCTGGGCGACCAGCCGGTACGCTTTCTGGCAGTGATTGCCGATACCGACAACCGCTTCCCTCGGGCGCGTCAGGGTGAAGTCGGCCTGCTGGAAGGCTGGGGCCTGGCCAAGGCAGTGGACGAGGCTGTCGAGCAGGATCGCGACCGCGCCGAAAAGCGCGCCCTGATTGCCATCGTCGACGTACCGAGCCAGGCCTATGGGCGTCGCGAAGAAGCGCTCGGTATTCACCAGGCATTGGCCGGTGCGGTGGACAGTTATGCGCGGGCCCGTCTGGCGGGGCATCCGGTAATCGGCCTTTTGGTCGGCAAAGCGATGTCCGGCGCATTCCTGGCCCACGGCTATCAAGCCAATCGACTGATCGCACTGCGTGATCCCGGCGTTATGGTGCACGCCATGGGCAAGGCCTCGGCCGCCCGCGTGACCCTGCGCAGTGTCGAAGAACTGGAAAAGCTTGCCGCCAGCATCCCGCCGATGGCCTACGACATCGACAGCTACGCCAGCCTGGGTCTGCTTTGGGAAACCCTGTCGGTCAGCCAGATCGAGCAACCTGCGGCAGATGACCTGGATCAGGTGCGCAGCGTGCTGAGCCGTGCGATCAAGGACGTGCAGGCCAGTGGCGTCGACCTGAGCAGTCGTCTGGGAGCGAGCAACCGTGCGGCTTCGGCGAAAGTGCGTCAGTTGATGCGGGCGCAGTGGTGA
- a CDS encoding malonate decarboxylase holo-ACP synthase, which translates to MVINNALAVLPHDLLWGMPLSALPDDAPKWAVEVLLAGQPVVVRRQLMPAGQVAVGLRGRGREQRYGAGMLLADVYRWVTPEQVLDCPPDSSHDWPALRALRQVRPVMDALELVWGVGGSAGFELASGCPALHQDSDLDLILRTPQPFSRRCAAELVEALETSVCRVDVQLQLDQGAVALSEWARPAGRVLLKTASGARLVTDPWHLVEACA; encoded by the coding sequence GTGGTGATTAATAACGCCCTTGCGGTGCTGCCCCACGATTTGTTGTGGGGCATGCCGCTGTCTGCCTTGCCGGACGATGCGCCCAAGTGGGCGGTCGAAGTGTTACTCGCCGGGCAGCCGGTCGTCGTGCGGCGTCAACTGATGCCAGCCGGTCAGGTGGCGGTAGGCTTGCGTGGCCGGGGGCGCGAACAGCGCTACGGAGCGGGTATGTTGCTGGCGGATGTCTATCGCTGGGTTACCCCCGAACAAGTGCTTGATTGTCCTCCCGACAGCAGTCACGACTGGCCAGCGCTGCGCGCCTTGCGTCAGGTCCGTCCTGTGATGGACGCACTGGAGCTGGTCTGGGGTGTCGGTGGCAGTGCCGGATTTGAATTGGCCAGCGGCTGCCCGGCATTGCATCAGGACAGCGATCTGGACCTGATTCTGCGTACGCCCCAGCCGTTCAGCCGGCGCTGTGCAGCCGAGCTGGTCGAAGCGCTGGAAACATCGGTCTGCCGGGTGGATGTCCAGCTACAGCTTGATCAGGGCGCAGTCGCGCTGAGTGAATGGGCGCGGCCAGCCGGTCGCGTGTTGCTCAAGACCGCCAGCGGGGCGCGACTGGTGACAGACCCGTGGCATCTGGTCGAGGCGTGCGCATGA
- the mdcH gene encoding malonate decarboxylase subunit epsilon, with product MSSLWAFPGQGAQQAGMLHQLPEDPVVRDCLQEAADALGEEVSALDTAQALQSTRAVQLCLLIAGVACARMLQARGCVPDYVAGLSIGAYPAAVICGALAFDDALRLVALRGELMQRAYPEGYGMTAVIGLDQARVEVMIGQTNSPKTPVFLANINADNQMVIAGSAEAMQQVGQLARAAGAAAVKRLAVSVPSHCSLLEAPAQQLAEAFSRIQLKTPTVRYLSGSTARPLLSTEKLRDDLAFNMCRVIDWRSTVETAYERGVRLHIELPPGSVLTGLARKVFQQGTALAFQAARLDSLVALSREEGCRTR from the coding sequence ATGAGCAGCCTGTGGGCGTTTCCCGGTCAAGGCGCGCAGCAGGCAGGCATGCTGCATCAGTTGCCCGAGGACCCGGTGGTTCGCGATTGTCTGCAGGAAGCTGCCGATGCGCTGGGTGAAGAGGTCTCGGCGCTGGACACTGCTCAGGCGTTGCAATCGACCCGCGCTGTTCAGCTGTGCCTGCTGATCGCCGGTGTCGCCTGCGCCCGCATGTTGCAGGCGCGTGGCTGCGTGCCGGATTACGTCGCAGGGCTGTCAATCGGCGCGTATCCGGCAGCGGTCATCTGTGGCGCGCTGGCCTTCGACGATGCGCTGCGGCTAGTCGCGCTGCGTGGCGAACTGATGCAGCGCGCTTACCCCGAGGGCTATGGAATGACCGCTGTCATCGGGCTGGATCAGGCTCGGGTCGAGGTGATGATCGGGCAAACAAATAGCCCGAAAACCCCGGTTTTTCTCGCCAATATCAACGCCGACAATCAGATGGTTATCGCAGGCAGCGCCGAGGCGATGCAGCAGGTTGGTCAACTGGCCAGAGCGGCCGGTGCCGCAGCGGTAAAGCGACTTGCGGTCAGCGTGCCGTCGCATTGCTCTTTGCTGGAAGCGCCCGCACAACAGCTGGCCGAGGCTTTTTCACGCATTCAATTGAAAACACCGACAGTGCGCTACCTCAGCGGCAGCACGGCACGCCCGCTGTTGAGTACCGAAAAGCTGCGTGACGATCTGGCTTTCAATATGTGTCGGGTTATCGACTGGCGCAGCACGGTGGAAACCGCCTACGAGCGTGGCGTGCGCCTGCACATCGAGCTGCCGCCCGGGTCGGTACTGACCGGGCTGGCGCGCAAGGTTTTCCAGCAAGGCACCGCGCTGGCGTTTCAGGCGGCGCGTCTGGACAGTCTGGTCGCGCTGTCGCGAGAGGAGGGCTGCCGCACCCGATAG
- the madL gene encoding malonate transporter subunit MadL: protein MIIYGVALLAICTLAGVILGDMLGVLLGVKSNVGGVGIAMILLICARLWMEKHGGMSKGCEMGVGFWGALYIPVVVAMAAQQNVVTALKGGPVAVLAALGSVVLCACTIALISRTNRGEPLPEEEPLLTPEITPAGGR, encoded by the coding sequence ATGATTATCTACGGTGTTGCACTACTGGCTATCTGCACGCTTGCGGGCGTGATTCTCGGCGACATGCTCGGCGTACTGCTGGGCGTCAAATCCAACGTGGGCGGGGTCGGGATCGCCATGATCCTGTTGATCTGCGCGCGCCTGTGGATGGAAAAACACGGCGGCATGAGCAAGGGCTGCGAAATGGGCGTCGGTTTCTGGGGTGCGCTGTACATCCCGGTGGTGGTCGCAATGGCCGCGCAACAAAACGTCGTCACCGCGCTGAAAGGCGGCCCGGTGGCGGTATTAGCCGCGCTGGGTTCGGTGGTGCTGTGTGCCTGCACCATCGCGCTGATCAGTCGCACCAACCGGGGCGAGCCGTTGCCCGAGGAAGAGCCGCTGCTGACGCCTGAAATCACCCCGGCTGGAGGTCGCTGA
- the madM gene encoding malonate transporter subunit MadM: MWDLIEKGLEHNGLITAFAFVGIIMWVSVVLSKRLTFGRVHGSAIAIVIGLILAWVGGTLTGGQKGLADITLFSGIGLMGGAMLRDFAIVATAFEVQATEARKAGLIGVIALLLGTILPFIVGASIAWMFGYRDAISMTTIGAGAVTYIVGPVTGAALGASSDVMALSIATGLIKAILVMVGTPMAARWMGLDNPRSAMVFGGLAGTVSGVTAGLAATDRRLVPYGALTATFHTGLGCLLGPSVLYFIVRAIVG; the protein is encoded by the coding sequence ATGTGGGATCTCATCGAGAAAGGACTTGAACACAACGGCCTTATTACCGCATTCGCCTTTGTCGGCATCATCATGTGGGTATCGGTGGTGCTTTCAAAGCGCCTGACCTTCGGCAGGGTGCATGGCTCGGCGATCGCCATTGTCATCGGCCTGATTCTGGCCTGGGTCGGCGGTACCTTGACGGGTGGCCAGAAGGGGCTCGCCGACATCACGCTGTTCTCCGGCATCGGTCTGATGGGCGGGGCGATGTTGCGTGATTTCGCCATCGTGGCGACGGCCTTCGAGGTGCAGGCCACTGAAGCACGCAAGGCCGGGCTGATCGGGGTGATTGCCTTGCTGCTGGGCACGATTCTGCCGTTCATCGTCGGTGCGAGCATTGCCTGGATGTTTGGCTATCGCGATGCCATCAGCATGACCACCATTGGCGCGGGTGCAGTGACCTATATCGTGGGTCCTGTTACCGGCGCTGCCCTGGGGGCAAGCTCGGACGTCATGGCGCTGTCGATTGCCACCGGCCTGATCAAGGCGATTCTGGTGATGGTCGGCACGCCCATGGCGGCGCGCTGGATGGGGCTGGATAATCCGCGCTCGGCGATGGTCTTCGGTGGCCTGGCGGGTACGGTCAGTGGTGTGACTGCAGGGTTGGCGGCGACAGATCGGCGTCTGGTGCCTTATGGTGCCCTGACCGCCACGTTCCATACCGGGCTCGGCTGTTTGCTCGGGCCGTCAGTGTTGTATTTCATCGTTCGCGCTATCGTCGGCTAG
- a CDS encoding LysR family transcriptional regulator, which produces MQIDDELTLKKLEIFLAFMRTGNLARAAEELQTSNVSVHRAIHSLESALRCPLFKHEGRNLTPLESAYVLEERAQKLVQDVLATVELTRQAAGFSAARFRLGALYSLTVKTVPQLIMGLKIRRSELNIDLILGSNIDLLYKLKNMEVDAMLVALDESTNDQDCEHLALFSDDIFLAVPTDSPFAERNEVDLSDLREATFITLTQGFATHRDGIRVFRQAGFEPKVAMQVNDIFTLLSMVSSGVGYALLPGRIAAVYENRVRLIPLQSRYRMQQHIGMVFLKSKERDPNLLALLAECRMYANRLLEQAT; this is translated from the coding sequence ATGCAAATCGATGACGAACTCACGCTGAAGAAACTGGAAATATTCCTGGCGTTCATGCGCACCGGCAATCTGGCCCGTGCTGCGGAGGAGTTGCAGACCAGTAACGTCAGCGTCCACCGCGCCATTCATTCGCTGGAAAGCGCCCTGCGCTGCCCGCTGTTCAAACACGAGGGCCGCAACCTGACACCTTTGGAAAGCGCTTATGTGCTTGAAGAGCGCGCGCAGAAACTGGTGCAGGATGTGCTCGCCACCGTGGAACTGACTCGTCAGGCGGCGGGCTTCTCGGCAGCGCGCTTTCGGCTTGGGGCGCTGTACTCGCTGACGGTCAAGACCGTGCCGCAGCTGATCATGGGCTTGAAGATCCGCCGCAGCGAACTGAATATCGACCTGATTCTGGGCTCGAACATCGACCTGCTCTACAAGCTCAAGAACATGGAAGTAGACGCCATGCTGGTCGCGCTGGACGAGAGCACCAATGACCAGGACTGCGAGCATCTCGCGCTGTTTTCCGATGATATCTTTCTTGCCGTCCCTACCGACTCGCCGTTCGCCGAACGCAACGAAGTCGACCTGAGCGACCTGCGCGAAGCGACGTTCATCACGCTGACCCAAGGCTTCGCTACACATCGTGACGGTATCCGGGTTTTTCGTCAGGCTGGGTTCGAGCCCAAGGTAGCGATGCAGGTGAATGACATTTTCACCCTGTTGAGCATGGTCAGTTCCGGCGTCGGCTATGCGTTGCTGCCGGGCAGAATAGCTGCGGTCTATGAAAACCGTGTGCGACTGATTCCGTTGCAGAGCCGCTACCGGATGCAGCAACACATCGGCATGGTTTTTCTCAAATCCAAAGAGCGCGATCCCAACCTGCTGGCGCTATTGGCCGAATGCCGGATGTACGCCAATCGCCTGCTGGAGCAGGCGACCTGA
- the trhA gene encoding PAQR family membrane homeostasis protein TrhA translates to MYYGEKFNAWSHLIGAVLATVGAIWLLVLASLQGDAWKVVSIAIYGACLITLYSVSTIYHSVQGRTKSIMQKVDHFSIYLMIAGSYTPFCLVTLRGAWGWTLFGIVWGLALIGILQEIKPRSEARILSIVIYAVMGWIVLVAVKPLIAALGTAGFIWLAGGGVLYTVGILFFAYDHKRHFHGIWHLFVIGGSLMHFVAICFYVL, encoded by the coding sequence ATGTACTACGGAGAAAAATTCAACGCGTGGTCACACTTGATCGGTGCCGTGCTGGCGACTGTTGGCGCGATCTGGCTGCTCGTACTGGCCAGTCTGCAGGGTGATGCCTGGAAGGTAGTCAGCATTGCGATCTACGGCGCCTGCCTGATCACGCTGTACAGCGTGTCGACCATTTACCACAGCGTTCAGGGCCGCACGAAGTCGATCATGCAGAAGGTTGATCATTTTTCGATCTACCTGATGATTGCCGGCAGTTACACACCGTTCTGTCTGGTGACCTTGCGCGGCGCGTGGGGCTGGACGCTGTTCGGCATTGTCTGGGGGCTGGCGCTGATCGGCATCCTGCAAGAGATAAAACCGCGTTCCGAAGCGCGAATCCTGTCCATCGTGATTTATGCAGTGATGGGCTGGATCGTCCTGGTGGCCGTCAAACCGCTGATCGCCGCGCTCGGCACCGCAGGTTTCATCTGGCTGGCAGGCGGCGGTGTGCTGTACACGGTCGGCATCCTGTTCTTTGCCTACGACCACAAACGCCACTTTCACGGCATCTGGCACCTGTTCGTGATCGGCGGCAGTTTGATGCACTTTGTGGCGATCTGTTTTTATGTGCTTTGA
- a CDS encoding 16S rRNA (uracil(1498)-N(3))-methyltransferase, with protein sequence MRLSRFFTETPLSLGEHELPEAQAHYISRVLRMTEGDALQLFDGSGNEFRGTLLEVGKKRVRVQLTESFAGQVESGLRIHLGQGLSRGERMDWAIQKATELGVSEITPIVSERCEVRLKDERAEKRQAHWQQIAISACEQCGRSVVPVIHPPMPLADWIKLTEADLKLVLHPVAEPLTRHAKPETLAFLIGPEGGLNDAEVDQAKDAGFHAARLGPRVLRTETAPVVALSVAQQLWGDF encoded by the coding sequence ATGAGACTGTCCCGCTTTTTTACTGAAACGCCGCTGAGCCTGGGCGAGCACGAACTGCCTGAAGCGCAGGCGCATTACATCAGCCGCGTGTTGCGCATGACCGAAGGCGATGCACTGCAACTGTTCGATGGCTCGGGCAACGAGTTTCGCGGCACCTTGCTGGAAGTCGGCAAGAAACGCGTACGTGTGCAACTGACCGAGAGCTTCGCCGGGCAGGTTGAATCGGGCTTGCGCATACATCTGGGTCAGGGCCTGTCGCGTGGCGAGCGGATGGACTGGGCGATTCAGAAAGCCACTGAACTGGGCGTAAGCGAAATTACGCCGATTGTCAGCGAACGCTGCGAAGTGCGTCTCAAGGACGAGCGCGCCGAGAAGCGTCAGGCGCATTGGCAACAGATCGCGATCAGCGCCTGCGAACAGTGCGGTCGTTCGGTGGTACCGGTGATTCACCCGCCGATGCCGCTGGCGGACTGGATCAAGCTCACCGAAGCCGACCTGAAACTGGTCCTGCACCCGGTGGCCGAACCGCTGACCCGCCATGCAAAACCCGAAACCCTGGCCTTCCTGATCGGCCCTGAAGGCGGTTTGAATGACGCGGAAGTCGATCAGGCAAAAGACGCCGGCTTCCACGCAGCCCGCTTAGGCCCACGCGTCCTGCGCACCGAAACCGCCCCGGTGGTCGCACTCAGCGTGGCACAGCAGCTGTGGGGCGATTTCTGA